The following are encoded together in the Flavobacterium haoranii genome:
- the nadB gene encoding L-aspartate oxidase codes for MQILKTDILILGTGLAGLSLAKYINEINPKIKITLLTKTSIDKCNTFYAQGGIAVVHNFIKDSYEKHIEDTLKAGKGFCDVDVVNSVVKQAPDRLKELLSWGIELDKNQSGELDLGLEGGHSQNRIVHYKDKTGYEIETKLVPLIKNLPNTSIKTSFFATDLLIKNNTCIGVVGFDDKNEPTTIYTKAVVLATGGSGQVFGVTSNPFVSTGDGVAMAFRAGAKLVNMKYIQFHPTALYEPNKSQAFLITEAIRGFGAHILNNKMERFVSQYHPDGELATRDVVSKAISDQMKKEHSNHVWLDVRHLPIQTFKMKFPKVYNYCLENGINISKDLIPIAPAAHYQCGGIDVDSNGKTSVKQLFAIGECSHTGLHGANRLASNSLLEAMVYSHSLANYLTNNILKTRIKTTNNIKIVNKYIRHEDILEFRNLIQKFMTYDTIFRATENLESKYQSIIEIENRFLKKFKDYNFHPYLCETYNLIQTALIILKDKMNETTTKK; via the coding sequence ATGCAAATTTTAAAAACCGATATACTTATTTTAGGAACCGGACTAGCAGGTTTATCATTAGCAAAATATATAAATGAAATAAATCCTAAAATTAAAATTACTTTACTTACTAAAACATCAATTGATAAATGTAATACCTTTTATGCTCAAGGCGGAATTGCTGTTGTACATAATTTTATTAAGGATAGTTATGAAAAACATATTGAAGACACTCTAAAAGCTGGAAAAGGATTTTGTGATGTTGATGTGGTTAATAGTGTGGTTAAACAAGCTCCTGATAGATTAAAAGAATTACTTTCATGGGGAATTGAATTAGATAAAAATCAAAGTGGTGAATTAGATTTGGGATTAGAGGGCGGTCATTCTCAAAACCGCATTGTCCATTATAAAGATAAAACAGGATATGAAATCGAAACCAAATTAGTTCCATTAATAAAAAATCTTCCTAATACATCAATTAAGACTTCTTTTTTTGCAACAGATTTATTAATTAAAAACAATACTTGCATTGGAGTTGTAGGCTTTGATGATAAAAATGAACCTACAACAATTTATACAAAAGCAGTAGTTTTAGCAACAGGAGGTTCGGGACAAGTATTTGGTGTAACTTCCAATCCCTTTGTTTCTACAGGTGATGGAGTCGCTATGGCATTTAGAGCAGGAGCTAAATTAGTTAATATGAAATATATTCAATTTCATCCTACAGCTCTATACGAACCAAATAAAAGTCAGGCTTTTTTAATCACTGAAGCAATTCGAGGATTTGGAGCTCATATTTTGAATAATAAAATGGAACGTTTTGTATCTCAATACCATCCTGATGGTGAATTAGCCACACGAGATGTTGTTTCGAAAGCCATTTCTGATCAAATGAAAAAGGAACATTCAAATCACGTTTGGCTCGATGTAAGGCATTTACCAATACAAACTTTTAAAATGAAGTTTCCAAAGGTTTATAATTATTGCCTTGAAAATGGGATTAATATTTCTAAAGATTTAATACCAATTGCTCCAGCAGCACATTATCAATGCGGAGGAATTGATGTAGATAGTAATGGAAAAACATCAGTTAAACAATTGTTTGCCATTGGAGAATGTTCACATACTGGACTTCATGGTGCAAATAGGTTGGCATCGAATTCATTATTAGAAGCAATGGTTTATTCCCATAGTTTGGCAAATTATTTAACAAATAACATTCTCAAAACAAGAATAAAAACAACTAACAACATTAAAATAGTTAATAAGTACATTCGTCATGAAGATATATTAGAGTTTAGAAATCTAATTCAAAAGTTTATGACGTATGATACAATCTTTAGAGCAACTGAAAATCTTGAAAGTAAATATCAATCAATAATCGAAATTGAAAATAGATTTTTAAAAAAATTTAAAGATTATAATTTCCATCCATACTTATGTGAAACCTATAATTTAATTCAAACAGCATTAATTATTTTAAAGGATAAAATGAATGAAACAACTACTAAAAAATAA
- the nadA gene encoding quinolinate synthase NadA has translation MKTTSDLKEKILELKKRKNVVILAHYYQEEAIQEIADFVGDSLELSRKASQVDADIIVFAGVYFMAETAKIVNPNKKVIVPDVKAGCSLADGCPPDEFKTFLENYPNHIVVTYINCTAEVKTLTDIVCTSSNAKKVITSIPDDQPIVFAPDKNLGKYLISETGREMVLWEGSCIVHEAFSLEKLIDLYKKHPTATIIAHPESERHILKVAHYIGSTSGMLNHVKNSSNDTFIVATEAGILHQMQLDNPTKILIPAPSKEDNTCACSECAFMKVNTLEKLYQCLKDESPEVKLNNEIIEKARIPIYKMLDLK, from the coding sequence ATGAAAACAACTTCGGATTTAAAAGAGAAAATTCTTGAATTGAAAAAAAGAAAGAATGTAGTTATTTTGGCTCATTACTATCAAGAAGAAGCCATTCAAGAAATTGCTGATTTTGTGGGTGATAGTTTAGAATTATCAAGAAAAGCATCACAAGTTGATGCTGATATTATCGTTTTTGCTGGTGTTTATTTCATGGCAGAAACCGCTAAAATTGTCAACCCTAATAAAAAAGTAATAGTTCCCGATGTAAAAGCAGGTTGCTCTCTTGCCGATGGTTGTCCGCCAGATGAATTCAAAACTTTCTTAGAAAATTATCCGAATCATATCGTTGTAACCTACATCAATTGCACAGCCGAAGTTAAAACCTTAACAGATATAGTTTGTACTTCTTCCAATGCTAAAAAAGTAATCACATCTATTCCTGATGACCAACCTATTGTTTTTGCTCCTGATAAAAATTTAGGCAAATACTTAATTTCAGAAACTGGAAGAGAGATGGTTTTATGGGAAGGTTCTTGCATTGTTCATGAAGCATTCTCTTTAGAAAAATTAATCGATTTATATAAAAAACATCCTACTGCTACTATCATTGCACATCCAGAATCGGAAAGGCATATTTTGAAGGTAGCACATTACATAGGTTCGACTTCTGGCATGTTGAATCATGTAAAAAACAGTTCAAACGACACTTTCATCGTAGCCACAGAGGCTGGAATTTTACACCAAATGCAATTGGATAATCCAACCAAAATATTAATTCCAGCACCTTCAAAAGAAGACAATACGTGTGCGTGCAGCGAGTGTGCTTTTATGAAAGTCAATACCTTAGAAAAACTCTATCAATGTTTAAAAGATGAAAGTCCAGAAGTAAAACTAAATAATGAAATAATTGAAAAAGCAAGAATACCAATTTATAAAATGTTGGATTTAAAATAA
- a CDS encoding RrF2 family transcriptional regulator → MFSKTCEYAIRATIYIASESSAGKRCGIRDIARKIESPEPFTAKILQRLVKTDIIKSIKGNGGGFEIDKIQLKHIKLEQLVKAIDGNDLFDRCSLGLHNCSDKQPCPFHHKYKPLRENLKKTLKETSLLDLISEFNTGETFLKL, encoded by the coding sequence ATGTTTTCAAAAACCTGTGAATATGCCATACGAGCTACCATTTACATTGCCTCAGAATCCTCTGCGGGCAAGCGATGCGGTATTCGAGACATTGCCAGAAAAATTGAATCGCCAGAACCTTTTACAGCTAAAATTTTACAACGTTTGGTAAAAACCGACATCATAAAATCGATTAAAGGAAATGGCGGAGGATTTGAAATAGATAAGATACAATTGAAACACATAAAGTTGGAACAGCTCGTAAAAGCTATCGACGGAAATGACTTATTTGACCGATGTAGTTTAGGACTTCATAATTGTTCCGACAAACAACCGTGTCCTTTTCATCATAAGTACAAACCATTACGTGAAAATTTAAAGAAAACGCTGAAAGAAACCTCTCTCTTGGATTTAATTAGTGAATTCAACACCGGAGAGACTTTCCTTAAGCTTTAA
- a CDS encoding anaerobic ribonucleoside-triphosphate reductase activating protein — translation MNINNEPTLENVNLDFLNKKAIHSFTPFTLLDYPDKSACILWFAGCNMKCDYCYNPEIVFGKGSFYFSEIVSFLKSRRNLLDAVVFSGGECLIHKAVIPFIKFVKSLGFLIKVDTNGSQPKVLEKLIEEQLIDYVALDFKGPKEKFFDITKAHFYAQFLSCLELLQASSIPFEVRTTYHSSLLNFDDIASMQNVLLELGYDKNYYIQNFRNYQNTIVPLPDSQLISEKDIHHNMTKIIFR, via the coding sequence GTGAACATAAACAACGAACCCACTTTAGAGAATGTAAATCTTGATTTTCTAAACAAAAAAGCCATTCATAGTTTTACACCCTTCACACTGTTAGATTATCCCGATAAATCGGCTTGTATCTTATGGTTTGCAGGGTGTAACATGAAATGTGATTATTGTTACAATCCCGAAATAGTTTTCGGAAAAGGCTCTTTTTACTTTTCCGAAATTGTTTCGTTTTTAAAATCGAGAAGAAATTTGTTGGATGCAGTAGTTTTTAGCGGTGGAGAATGTTTGATTCACAAAGCCGTTATTCCATTCATCAAATTCGTCAAAAGTTTAGGTTTTTTAATCAAAGTGGACACCAACGGAAGTCAGCCCAAAGTGCTCGAAAAACTAATAGAAGAACAGCTCATCGATTATGTGGCTTTGGATTTTAAAGGTCCGAAAGAGAAATTTTTTGATATTACAAAAGCTCATTTTTATGCCCAATTTCTAAGTTGTTTGGAATTGCTTCAAGCGAGTTCTATTCCGTTTGAAGTTCGAACTACTTATCATTCCTCTTTATTAAATTTTGATGATATTGCTTCTATGCAAAACGTTTTATTAGAATTAGGTTACGATAAAAACTATTACATTCAAAATTTCAGAAATTATCAAAACACGATTGTACCACTACCGGATTCGCAATTAATTTCTGAAAAGGATATCCATCACAATATGACTAAAATCATATTTCGATAA
- the nrdD gene encoding anaerobic ribonucleoside-triphosphate reductase: MQTQTTEALLQYNEKRTKCLVYTRVMGYHRPVESFNIGKKGEHKQRTHFRECKS; encoded by the coding sequence ATGCAAACACAAACCACTGAAGCTTTGCTTCAATACAATGAAAAAAGAACCAAATGTTTGGTCTACACACGAGTAATGGGCTATCACAGACCCGTAGAAAGTTTTAATATTGGAAAAAAAGGTGAACATAAACAACGAACCCACTTTAGAGAATGTAAATCTTGA
- a CDS encoding ribonucleoside triphosphate reductase: MESRPPNHFREALGQMANFLGILQSEWAGAQAFSSFDTYLAPYVFKDNLSYEDVLKAIRSFVYNLNVPARWGQSPFTNITLDWVVPDDLKEQIPTRNEQHLFKGNTSEDFIKRAKERGVSDITEMRYEHFQKEMNLINKAYYTVMTEGDAHGQPFTFPIPTVNITEEFDWYGENTDILFENTAKIGSSYFQNFIGSQYTYDENGNKVENPNAYKPNAVRSMCCRLQLDLRELLKRGNGLFGSAEMTGSIGVVTINMARLGYLNKGNKAKLYSDLDRLLEISKATLEKKRVFIQEMYDRGLFPYTKRYLPHFRNHFSTIGVNGINEMIQNFTDGKEDIVSDYGMAFATEILEHIRTKMRNYQEETGNLYNLEATPAEGTTYRFAKEDKKRYSDIIQAGEGENIYYTNSSQLPVDYTEDPFEALLLQDNLQCQYTGGTVLHLYMNEKLSSVEACRNFIKKVITNFKLPYITVTPVFSVCPKHGYLNGEHEYCPKCDEELLVTLNTTYYANTNH, encoded by the coding sequence GTGGAAAGTCGTCCTCCTAATCATTTTAGAGAAGCATTAGGACAGATGGCGAATTTCCTTGGAATTTTACAAAGCGAATGGGCCGGAGCTCAAGCGTTTAGTTCATTTGATACGTATTTGGCGCCTTATGTTTTCAAAGATAATTTATCGTATGAGGATGTTTTAAAAGCGATTCGAAGTTTTGTTTACAATTTGAATGTCCCAGCACGTTGGGGACAATCGCCGTTTACGAATATTACTTTAGATTGGGTAGTTCCTGACGACTTAAAAGAGCAAATCCCAACTCGAAACGAACAGCATCTTTTCAAGGGCAATACTTCAGAAGATTTTATAAAAAGAGCCAAAGAAAGAGGCGTTTCAGACATAACCGAAATGCGTTACGAACATTTTCAAAAAGAAATGAATCTCATCAACAAAGCCTATTATACGGTTATGACCGAAGGCGATGCGCATGGACAACCGTTTACCTTCCCTATACCAACAGTTAATATTACTGAAGAGTTTGATTGGTACGGAGAAAACACCGATATTCTTTTTGAAAATACAGCGAAAATTGGTTCGTCTTATTTCCAGAATTTCATCGGAAGTCAATATACATATGATGAAAACGGCAATAAAGTTGAAAATCCAAATGCTTACAAACCGAATGCCGTACGAAGCATGTGCTGCCGTCTCCAACTCGATTTACGCGAATTATTAAAAAGAGGAAACGGTTTATTCGGAAGTGCAGAAATGACCGGAAGTATCGGTGTCGTAACTATTAATATGGCGCGTTTGGGTTATTTGAACAAAGGCAATAAAGCCAAATTATATTCCGATTTAGATCGTTTGTTAGAAATTTCGAAAGCAACTTTAGAGAAAAAACGCGTTTTCATTCAGGAAATGTATGATAGAGGATTATTTCCGTATACCAAACGTTATTTGCCTCATTTCAGAAATCACTTTTCTACAATTGGTGTGAACGGAATTAACGAAATGATTCAAAATTTCACCGATGGAAAAGAAGATATCGTTTCGGATTACGGAATGGCATTCGCAACCGAAATTTTGGAACACATTCGAACCAAAATGAGAAATTATCAAGAAGAAACAGGCAATTTATACAACTTAGAAGCAACTCCAGCAGAAGGAACTACATATCGTTTTGCTAAAGAAGATAAAAAACGTTATTCCGATATTATTCAAGCGGGAGAAGGCGAAAATATTTACTATACAAACAGTTCGCAATTGCCAGTTGATTACACCGAGGATCCTTTCGAAGCTTTGTTATTACAAGACAATTTACAATGTCAATACACTGGAGGAACAGTTTTACACTTGTATATGAATGAAAAATTGAGTTCGGTAGAAGCGTGTCGTAATTTCATTAAAAAAGTGATTACGAATTTTAAATTGCCTTACATCACGGTAACCCCAGTTTTCAGCGTTTGTCCGAAACACGGCTATTTGAATGGCGAACACGAATATTGTCCAAAATGCGACGAAGAATTATTAGTAACCTTAAATACAACTTATTATGCAAACACAAACCACTGA